From one Henriciella marina DSM 19595 genomic stretch:
- the ald gene encoding alanine dehydrogenase yields MRIGVPTEIKKQESRVGLTPESVGDLVNSGHEVFVQQGAGLGSGFADSDYTDVGAKIVADADAVFKSAELIVKVKEPQPKETARLTPEHTLFTYLHLAPDPVQAKGLIESGCTAIAYETVTEPAGGLPLLRPMSQVAGRMSMQVAAWALMRTKRGRGLLLGGVPGTQPAKVIIVGGGVSGTNAAEIAVGMRADVTVFDRNNNRLAELDAQFNGLVKTMFSTKAALDAAVKEADLVIGAVLIPGASAPKLISREQLKTMKPGAVLVDIAIDQGGCFETSKPTTHEDPIYDVDGILHYCVANMPGAVPRTSTYALNNATLPFVLQIANKGTHAALNSNPHLANGLTVAEGHITHEPVAADLGMTYKLPDWFKPQG; encoded by the coding sequence ATGCGCATTGGTGTGCCGACTGAAATCAAGAAGCAGGAATCGCGGGTCGGTCTGACGCCAGAAAGCGTCGGCGATCTGGTCAACTCTGGCCATGAGGTCTTTGTTCAGCAAGGCGCAGGCCTCGGCTCGGGGTTCGCCGATAGCGACTATACCGATGTTGGGGCGAAAATCGTTGCTGACGCGGACGCTGTGTTCAAGTCTGCCGAACTGATCGTGAAGGTGAAGGAACCCCAGCCGAAAGAAACCGCGCGCCTTACGCCAGAACATACGCTCTTCACCTATCTGCACCTCGCCCCCGATCCTGTTCAGGCCAAGGGTCTGATCGAGTCCGGGTGTACGGCGATTGCCTATGAAACCGTGACCGAGCCAGCAGGCGGCCTGCCACTACTGCGCCCGATGAGCCAGGTTGCCGGGCGTATGTCGATGCAGGTGGCCGCCTGGGCCCTGATGCGGACCAAGCGCGGCCGCGGCCTGCTGCTCGGCGGTGTACCGGGCACACAGCCTGCCAAGGTCATCATCGTGGGTGGCGGTGTTTCCGGCACGAACGCCGCAGAGATTGCAGTCGGCATGCGCGCGGATGTGACGGTGTTCGACCGCAACAATAACCGCCTCGCCGAACTGGACGCCCAGTTCAATGGCCTTGTGAAGACGATGTTCTCCACCAAGGCGGCGCTGGATGCGGCCGTGAAGGAAGCTGACCTCGTCATCGGCGCCGTCCTGATACCGGGCGCATCAGCCCCAAAGCTCATTTCCCGCGAACAGTTGAAGACGATGAAGCCGGGCGCTGTGCTCGTCGATATTGCCATCGATCAGGGCGGTTGTTTCGAGACATCAAAGCCAACCACGCATGAAGACCCGATCTATGACGTCGACGGCATCCTGCATTACTGCGTGGCGAACATGCCGGGCGCAGTTCCGCGCACATCGACCTATGCGCTGAATAACGCCACCTTGCCTTTCGTCCTGCAGATTGCCAACAAGGGCACGCACGCGGCGCTGAACTCAAACCCGCATCTGGCAAACGGTCTCACCGTCGCTGAAGGCCACATTACGCATGAGCCTGTCGCAGCAGATCTCGGCATGACCTACAAGCTGCCAGACTGGTTCAAGCCGCAAGGCTAA
- a CDS encoding alkaline phosphatase D family protein yields the protein MSKISRRHFLSFSAGAAGLAACATEGGDNPLADTRPAYAGSATFEHGVASGDPMSDRVILWTRVTPANEENTAPIPVNLLVARDADMTAIVSQALTEAAPGRDFTVKIDTDGLEPDSVYYYQFTAQTRDGTITSPVGRTKTAAASGKPPLKFAVVSCSNFPFGYFNVYDAISKRADLDAVIHLGDYIYEYGVDGYGGQIGQQIGRNHEPQMEIVTLGDYRMRHAQYKNDPMLQAAHAVAPWLCTWDDHESTNNSYRTGAENHQAETEGNWSDRKQAAVQAYLEWMPVRDPEAGRALGGIYRQFSFGDTATIFCLESRLTGRSDEISWGAELAGVAPEAVPAKAEEVMGRVNDENRTMLGRVQESWLTDELQSSVRGGKAWQVLANQVIMAKVRAPNMMETLSAEQRAAQSGYVAQMIPFSQMGLPFNLDAWDGFPAARERLYSSVAASGARLITLTGDTHTSWANTLHDASGDLRGVEFGCTSVTSPGLGTYVKDVPDLGDQFTEANDDIAWHKTDGHGYTLVTLTGDEVTSEFVEVSDILDTSYTTQSIASFRAQRTDSGVTPLERA from the coding sequence GTGAGTAAGATTTCAAGACGTCATTTTCTGAGCTTCAGCGCTGGCGCCGCCGGCCTGGCGGCCTGCGCAACGGAAGGCGGAGACAACCCTCTGGCCGATACGCGACCCGCTTATGCCGGGTCGGCGACCTTCGAGCATGGGGTCGCGTCAGGTGATCCGATGAGCGACCGCGTTATCCTCTGGACGCGTGTGACGCCAGCCAATGAAGAAAACACCGCACCGATCCCTGTGAACCTTCTGGTGGCGCGCGATGCAGACATGACCGCCATCGTCAGCCAGGCCTTGACCGAAGCCGCCCCGGGCCGCGACTTCACGGTAAAAATCGATACCGACGGCCTAGAGCCTGACTCAGTCTACTATTACCAGTTCACGGCGCAGACGCGTGACGGCACGATCACATCGCCTGTTGGGCGCACGAAAACGGCAGCAGCCTCCGGCAAGCCGCCACTAAAGTTCGCCGTCGTCTCCTGTTCGAATTTTCCGTTCGGCTATTTCAATGTCTATGACGCCATCTCCAAGCGCGCGGACCTCGACGCCGTCATTCACCTTGGTGACTACATCTACGAGTATGGCGTAGATGGATATGGCGGTCAGATCGGCCAGCAGATCGGCCGCAATCATGAACCGCAAATGGAAATCGTGACGCTTGGCGACTACCGCATGCGTCACGCCCAGTACAAAAACGATCCGATGCTCCAGGCCGCACACGCCGTTGCGCCATGGCTCTGCACCTGGGACGACCATGAGAGCACGAACAACTCATACCGGACCGGCGCTGAAAACCATCAAGCCGAGACAGAAGGCAATTGGAGCGACCGCAAGCAGGCTGCCGTTCAGGCCTATCTGGAATGGATGCCGGTGCGCGATCCAGAAGCCGGACGCGCCCTTGGCGGCATCTACCGCCAATTCTCATTCGGCGACACGGCAACGATTTTTTGCCTGGAATCCCGCCTCACCGGCCGCTCCGACGAAATATCATGGGGCGCAGAACTGGCGGGCGTCGCGCCAGAAGCTGTCCCGGCCAAGGCCGAGGAGGTCATGGGCCGCGTCAACGACGAAAATCGCACCATGCTGGGACGCGTGCAGGAAAGCTGGCTGACCGACGAACTCCAGTCTTCGGTGCGCGGGGGCAAGGCGTGGCAGGTCCTCGCCAACCAGGTGATCATGGCCAAGGTGCGCGCACCGAACATGATGGAAACGCTGAGCGCCGAGCAAAGGGCGGCCCAGAGCGGCTATGTCGCGCAGATGATCCCGTTCAGCCAGATGGGCCTGCCCTTCAACCTCGATGCCTGGGACGGGTTTCCAGCCGCACGTGAACGCCTCTACAGCTCGGTTGCCGCCTCCGGGGCACGGCTCATCACGCTCACTGGCGATACGCACACCTCGTGGGCAAACACGCTCCATGACGCGTCAGGTGATCTTCGCGGGGTCGAGTTCGGCTGTACGTCTGTCACCTCGCCAGGTCTTGGCACTTATGTGAAGGATGTGCCCGACCTTGGCGATCAGTTCACCGAAGCCAATGACGACATCGCCTGGCACAAGACCGATGGCCACGGCTACACGCTGGTCACCCTGACAGGCGACGAAGTCACGTCCGAATTCGTTGAAGTCTCAGACATTCTGGACACGTCGTACACGACGCAGTCCATTGCGAGCTTCCGCGCCCAGCGGACCGACAGCGGCGTGACGCCACTCGAACGCGCTTAA
- the phoU gene encoding phosphate signaling complex protein PhoU — protein sequence MPDHIVTAFTDELEHLSANLLRMGGLAESMIMDASRAVATFDLELARDVIKRDRSIDELEVEAEKAIIRIIALRHPMATDLRAVLGAMKLAGDIERIGDLCKNIAKRCLELTGDENRAAVKGIERMSRAVSHQLQMALDCYLRQDIEAAKMVLDMDDDIDDHYTSLFRETLTYMMEDPRQIGSNTHLIFMAKNLERIGDHATNIAKAVYYMVTGEATTGAKLESRLAEDGDQR from the coding sequence ATGCCCGACCATATTGTTACAGCCTTCACAGATGAACTAGAGCACCTCTCCGCCAACCTCCTTCGAATGGGCGGGCTGGCAGAGAGCATGATCATGGATGCGAGCCGCGCCGTCGCAACGTTCGATCTTGAACTTGCCCGCGACGTCATCAAGCGCGACCGCTCAATCGATGAGCTTGAGGTCGAAGCCGAGAAGGCCATCATCCGGATCATCGCCCTTCGCCATCCGATGGCGACCGACCTTCGCGCCGTTCTGGGTGCCATGAAGCTTGCCGGCGACATCGAACGGATCGGCGATCTTTGCAAGAATATCGCGAAACGCTGTCTTGAGCTGACCGGCGACGAAAACCGCGCTGCCGTGAAGGGCATCGAACGCATGTCGCGTGCCGTCTCACATCAGCTTCAGATGGCGCTCGACTGCTATCTGCGTCAGGACATCGAAGCCGCGAAGATGGTGCTCGATATGGATGACGATATCGACGACCATTACACCTCGCTCTTCCGCGAAACGCTGACCTATATGATGGAAGACCCACGCCAGATCGGGTCCAACACGCACCTCATTTTCATGGCGAAGAACCTTGAACGTATCGGAGATCACGCCACCAATATCGCCAAGGCTGTCTATTATATGGTGACCGGTGAAGCGACGACCGGGGCCAAGCTTGAATCCCGGCTGGCAGAAGATGGAGACCAGCGTTGA
- a CDS encoding calcium/sodium antiporter, with amino-acid sequence MTIMVLLIIGGLVLLFAGGEFLVRGSVGVARRLGMSELLIGLTLVGFGTSMPELVTSLQALSDGSVGISIGNVIGSNIANVLLVIGAACLISPIVTDPRALARDGLFMVAVTALFAAVIWIDGFTRLTGLVFLGVLAVYLVVSVVLDRRRNSAAGALHSSEAEVVETTEPFWLSILFALGGIAGVILGARFLVSGGSDLARVFGISETVIGLSIVAIGTSLPELVTSVVSALKGKADVALGNVIGSNIFNILGIMGVSAAVFPFSLITSREPAADAPVDVSAMEYGEMTSLVTAQDMGALALSVFLLVLFAYTGRKLARWEGAVLLLSYATYMALSFGLLPRFGGF; translated from the coding sequence ATGACGATCATGGTCCTACTGATTATTGGTGGGCTGGTCCTCCTCTTCGCGGGCGGGGAGTTTCTCGTGCGCGGATCGGTCGGCGTTGCGCGCAGGCTCGGCATGTCAGAGCTTCTGATCGGCCTCACACTTGTCGGGTTCGGCACCTCAATGCCGGAGCTCGTGACCAGCCTTCAGGCCCTCTCCGACGGGTCGGTGGGTATCTCCATCGGTAATGTCATCGGCTCCAACATTGCCAATGTGCTGCTTGTCATCGGCGCAGCCTGTCTGATTTCACCGATTGTCACAGATCCGAGAGCGCTGGCCCGTGATGGACTTTTCATGGTTGCTGTCACAGCGCTTTTCGCTGCCGTGATCTGGATTGACGGGTTCACGCGCCTCACGGGCCTGGTTTTTCTTGGTGTGCTGGCGGTGTACCTGGTGGTGTCCGTGGTGCTCGATCGGCGACGTAACTCTGCGGCGGGCGCTCTTCATTCTAGCGAAGCCGAAGTGGTCGAGACGACCGAGCCTTTCTGGCTTTCGATCCTGTTTGCGCTTGGCGGCATTGCAGGCGTCATTCTCGGCGCGCGTTTTCTTGTGTCTGGCGGTTCAGACCTCGCCCGGGTTTTCGGCATTTCGGAGACGGTCATCGGGCTCTCCATCGTCGCCATCGGAACCAGTCTGCCGGAACTGGTTACCTCCGTCGTATCCGCGCTCAAAGGCAAGGCAGATGTCGCTCTCGGCAATGTCATTGGCTCGAACATCTTCAATATCCTTGGCATCATGGGCGTTTCAGCAGCCGTTTTCCCGTTCAGCCTCATCACGTCCAGGGAGCCTGCTGCCGATGCCCCGGTCGATGTCAGTGCAATGGAGTATGGCGAGATGACCAGTCTCGTAACGGCGCAGGACATGGGCGCGCTGGCGCTTTCCGTGTTCCTGCTGGTGCTGTTTGCCTATACCGGGCGCAAGCTGGCGCGCTGGGAAGGGGCAGTTTTGCTTCTGTCCTATGCGACCTATATGGCGCTCAGCTTTGGCCTGTTGCCACGCTTTGGAGGGTTCTGA
- the pstA gene encoding phosphate ABC transporter permease PstA gives MSSPTSDTPVTGTFVTEEALKRLKKRHAAETRFKLYGQLAIGTAIVALIALLVSIFGQASTAFSRYVLTYDLNIKASYIDPEGARDPQLIERNVSGFNLMLQDQLSDEFLSDNPGRTIQRELYGLFTRLAVLPIAQQTSEALETIGTEQVFNVALADDIDLFLKGGVSARKSVDLGEADSLSGAAGSGVTLTLGSAAAAEKLRSTMRELSREDVDEATADALIKVGETWYRMESANGETVSLTYLAGSQTLPASGADIDALVLAQSQENRTVTDRQIAWTMILKDQGRIKSVLNTSLFTNSDSTYPELAGTAAAIFGSLLTMAVTAMLSIPVGIFAAVYLEEFAPKNRLTALIEVNINNLAAVPSIVFGLLGAAVFINFLGLPRSVPLVGGLVLGLLVLPTVIIASRAALTAVPPSIRTAALGVGASKTQSVFHHVLPLAAPGILTGAIIGMARALGETAPLLLIGMVAFVAEVPDGPMDESTVLPVLIYKWSTGAERAWEPQTAAAIIVLLVFLVLMNLFAIILRRRFERRW, from the coding sequence ATGAGTAGCCCGACTTCAGATACGCCAGTCACGGGCACCTTTGTCACCGAAGAGGCACTCAAGCGGCTGAAAAAGCGCCACGCGGCCGAGACGCGGTTCAAGCTGTATGGTCAGCTCGCGATCGGGACGGCCATCGTTGCGCTGATCGCCCTGCTTGTCTCGATCTTTGGACAGGCAAGCACCGCCTTTTCCCGTTACGTCCTGACCTATGATCTCAATATTAAAGCCAGCTATATCGACCCAGAGGGCGCGCGCGATCCCCAATTGATCGAACGCAATGTCAGCGGCTTCAACCTGATGCTGCAGGATCAGCTGTCTGATGAGTTCCTGTCGGACAATCCAGGCCGCACCATCCAGCGCGAGCTCTATGGACTCTTTACCAGGCTCGCCGTCCTGCCGATCGCGCAGCAAACGTCCGAGGCCCTGGAAACGATCGGCACCGAGCAGGTTTTCAATGTCGCGCTCGCCGATGATATCGATCTTTTTCTGAAGGGCGGCGTCAGCGCGCGCAAATCAGTGGACCTCGGCGAAGCAGATAGTCTGTCAGGCGCGGCCGGGTCCGGCGTGACCCTCACACTCGGCTCAGCGGCTGCGGCCGAAAAGCTCCGCTCAACGATGCGTGAGCTCAGCCGGGAGGATGTCGATGAGGCGACAGCTGACGCCCTCATCAAGGTCGGCGAAACCTGGTACCGGATGGAAAGCGCCAATGGCGAGACAGTCTCGCTGACCTATCTTGCCGGTTCGCAGACCCTGCCCGCGTCTGGCGCGGATATCGACGCGCTTGTCCTCGCGCAGAGTCAGGAAAACCGTACCGTCACCGACCGGCAGATCGCCTGGACCATGATCCTGAAAGACCAAGGCCGGATCAAGTCGGTCCTGAACACGTCGCTCTTCACCAATTCCGACAGTACCTACCCGGAACTCGCAGGCACAGCGGCTGCCATTTTCGGCTCGCTTCTGACGATGGCTGTCACCGCCATGCTCTCCATTCCAGTTGGCATATTCGCGGCTGTCTATCTGGAAGAGTTTGCGCCGAAGAACCGCCTTACCGCCCTTATTGAAGTGAACATCAATAATCTTGCTGCGGTGCCCTCGATCGTCTTCGGCCTGCTTGGCGCGGCGGTTTTCATCAATTTTCTGGGCCTGCCCCGATCCGTGCCCCTGGTCGGGGGCCTCGTGCTTGGCCTGCTTGTGCTGCCCACCGTTATTATCGCGTCGCGCGCCGCGCTGACAGCCGTGCCGCCATCGATCAGGACCGCTGCACTGGGCGTCGGCGCATCAAAGACACAGTCGGTCTTCCACCATGTTCTGCCACTGGCCGCGCCTGGTATCCTGACCGGCGCCATCATCGGTATGGCCCGCGCGCTTGGTGAGACAGCACCGCTTCTGCTGATTGGCATGGTGGCCTTCGTTGCAGAAGTACCTGATGGGCCAATGGATGAGTCGACGGTCCTGCCCGTTCTGATTTACAAGTGGTCGACAGGCGCCGAACGCGCATGGGAGCCACAGACGGCAGCCGCTATTATCGTGCTGCTCGTCTTCCTGGTTCTCATGAACCTGTTCGCAATCATCTTGCGACGCCGCTTTGAGAGGAGATGGTAG
- the pstC gene encoding phosphate ABC transporter permease subunit PstC, which produces MLETFGHLPVAWLLFAVLAAAGFMAFFVGRTQAVALANGRTVQLNSQPNYHGYFVAMATIAPAAIILILYVLFGESLVRAQLASELPERIRSLGELELGQYIDRISEHARRIDAAATGNALFDAASKRFTDLVGLSRIFAILLALAAAAGGFFFARSRLGTEFRARARVEDGIKFMLFLCAAIAILTTVGIVASLLFEALRFFSRVSVFSFLFGTEWNAQTGADFGAIPLFFGTFLIAFLAMLVAAPIGLYSAIYLSEYASPRVRGVVKPILELLAGIPTVVYGFFALQFVAPLVRSGATWINGLPFVPDGLLAAQPTSALAAGLVMGIMIIPFVSSLSDDVINSVPQTLRDGAYAMGATKSETVKQVVMPAALPGVIAALLLAVSRAIGETMIVVMAAGQRAQITGDPTADLTTITVQIVALLTGDTEFDSAKTLSAFALGFVLFIVTLIFNLIALRVVQKYREKYE; this is translated from the coding sequence ATGCTGGAGACCTTCGGACATCTGCCGGTGGCTTGGCTGCTTTTTGCAGTTCTCGCCGCGGCCGGCTTCATGGCGTTTTTTGTTGGTCGGACCCAGGCGGTCGCGCTCGCCAATGGGCGGACCGTACAGCTGAATTCGCAGCCAAATTATCACGGCTATTTCGTTGCCATGGCTACGATTGCGCCTGCGGCTATCATCCTGATTCTCTATGTCCTGTTCGGCGAATCGCTGGTGCGGGCTCAACTGGCAAGTGAACTGCCAGAGCGCATCCGCTCACTCGGTGAGCTTGAGCTTGGCCAGTATATTGACCGCATCTCCGAGCACGCCAGGCGCATCGACGCCGCCGCCACGGGAAACGCGCTGTTTGACGCCGCTTCGAAGCGCTTCACCGACCTTGTCGGCCTCTCGCGGATATTCGCCATCCTGCTGGCCCTTGCCGCCGCTGCCGGAGGGTTCTTCTTCGCGCGCAGCCGGCTCGGAACAGAGTTCCGCGCGCGGGCCCGGGTCGAGGATGGCATCAAGTTTATGCTGTTCCTCTGTGCGGCGATCGCGATCCTGACAACGGTCGGCATCGTCGCCAGCCTGCTGTTCGAAGCGCTGCGTTTCTTTTCGCGCGTCAGCGTCTTCAGCTTCCTGTTCGGGACCGAGTGGAACGCCCAGACGGGCGCTGATTTCGGCGCGATACCTCTCTTTTTTGGCACGTTCCTTATCGCCTTCCTCGCCATGCTGGTGGCGGCCCCGATCGGGCTTTATTCGGCGATCTATCTCTCTGAATATGCAAGCCCGCGTGTCCGCGGCGTGGTCAAGCCAATCCTGGAATTGCTCGCCGGTATTCCGACAGTCGTCTATGGCTTCTTCGCCCTGCAATTTGTCGCGCCGCTCGTTCGGAGCGGCGCAACCTGGATCAACGGGCTCCCCTTTGTCCCGGATGGCTTGCTTGCCGCGCAGCCGACAAGCGCGCTCGCCGCAGGTCTCGTCATGGGCATCATGATCATCCCGTTCGTTTCCTCATTGTCAGATGATGTCATCAATTCTGTTCCGCAGACGCTGCGCGATGGGGCGTATGCGATGGGGGCGACAAAGTCCGAAACGGTCAAGCAGGTGGTGATGCCGGCAGCCCTGCCCGGTGTGATCGCCGCGCTCCTTCTGGCTGTTTCCCGCGCCATTGGCGAGACCATGATCGTTGTCATGGCGGCCGGTCAGCGCGCACAGATCACGGGCGACCCGACAGCTGACCTCACGACCATCACGGTTCAGATCGTGGCCCTGCTGACCGGTGACACAGAGTTTGACAGTGCCAAGACGCTTTCAGCCTTCGCCCTCGGTTTCGTTCTCTTCATCGTCACGCTGATCTTTAACCTCATCGCGCTTCGCGTGGTCCAGAAGTACAGGGAAAAGTATGAGTAG
- a CDS encoding RluA family pseudouridine synthase gives MSTLTATPSPEDQGTRLDRFLSEALPELSRSRAKTLIKEGAVSVNGRLADDPKAGVIPGETYTLDMPAPVPATPEPENIPLDILFEDEHLLLVNKPSGMAVHPAPGSWQGTLVNALLYHCAGQLPGIGGVERPGIVHRIDKGTTGVLAVAKTESAHAGLSNLFKDHDIDRTYLAVTRGAPRPLVGTVDTRIGRSTADRKKMAVIRDEDSEEGRHAVTHYKAKERFGELDKGAGLPAAALIECRLETGRTHQIRVHLAHIGAPLIGDPTYGRNRGIKAYGSGDAFLKATTLARSFNRQALHAASLGFLHPVTGEDVFAEAPLPPDLNELLTALRAM, from the coding sequence ATGAGCACATTGACCGCGACACCAAGCCCGGAAGACCAGGGCACACGCCTCGACCGTTTCCTTTCAGAAGCCTTGCCGGAGCTATCGCGCTCACGGGCGAAAACGCTGATCAAGGAGGGCGCCGTCAGCGTGAACGGCCGTCTCGCAGACGATCCGAAAGCCGGCGTTATACCGGGAGAGACCTATACGTTGGATATGCCGGCGCCTGTGCCCGCCACGCCAGAGCCCGAAAATATCCCGCTGGATATCCTGTTTGAGGATGAGCACCTGTTGCTGGTGAACAAGCCTTCCGGCATGGCCGTTCATCCGGCTCCGGGCAGCTGGCAAGGGACGCTGGTCAATGCGCTGCTTTACCATTGTGCAGGTCAGCTGCCGGGTATCGGCGGGGTCGAACGCCCCGGCATCGTTCACCGCATCGACAAGGGCACGACGGGGGTTCTGGCCGTCGCAAAAACGGAAAGCGCCCATGCTGGCCTCTCAAATCTTTTCAAGGACCACGATATTGATCGAACCTATCTTGCCGTAACGCGCGGCGCACCGCGCCCGCTCGTCGGGACTGTTGATACCCGGATCGGTCGGTCAACGGCGGATCGCAAGAAAATGGCTGTCATCCGCGATGAAGACAGCGAAGAGGGCCGCCATGCCGTTACCCACTACAAGGCGAAAGAAAGGTTTGGTGAGCTGGACAAAGGCGCAGGCCTGCCGGCCGCTGCGCTGATCGAATGCAGGCTTGAGACAGGCCGCACGCATCAGATCCGTGTCCACCTCGCGCATATCGGCGCGCCGTTGATCGGCGATCCGACCTATGGACGCAATCGGGGCATCAAGGCCTATGGGTCTGGCGATGCTTTCTTGAAAGCGACGACGCTGGCGCGCAGTTTCAACCGACAGGCGCTTCACGCCGCAAGTCTCGGATTTTTGCACCCCGTCACAGGTGAAGACGTGTTCGCCGAAGCGCCGCTGCCGCCCGATCTCAATGAGCTGCTAACGGCGCTTCGCGCGATGTAG
- the queF gene encoding preQ(1) synthase — protein MGENIYSGLDQLGGQSTIPASPEEAELERVQNPHAGTVYLARFTVPEFTSLCPVTGQPDFAHIVIDYAPGEWLVESKSLKLYMTSFRNHGAFHEDCTVAIGKRLQDLLAPTWMRICGYWYPRGGIPIDVFWQTGRPPEDLYVPDTGVPTYRGRG, from the coding sequence ATGGGCGAAAACATCTATAGCGGACTTGATCAACTCGGCGGACAGAGCACCATTCCGGCGTCTCCAGAAGAGGCTGAACTGGAGCGGGTCCAAAATCCGCACGCGGGCACGGTTTACCTCGCCCGTTTCACGGTGCCGGAATTCACCTCGCTCTGCCCGGTCACAGGCCAACCTGACTTTGCGCATATCGTCATCGATTATGCCCCGGGTGAGTGGCTGGTCGAGAGCAAGAGCTTGAAGCTCTATATGACGTCATTCCGCAATCACGGCGCCTTCCATGAGGACTGCACCGTGGCCATTGGCAAGCGCTTGCAGGACCTGCTGGCGCCGACCTGGATGCGTATCTGCGGCTACTGGTACCCGCGTGGGGGCATTCCTATCGATGTCTTCTGGCAGACCGGGCGTCCGCCAGAAGACCTCTATGTGCCGGATACCGGTGTTCCGACCTATCGGGGACGCGGTTAA
- the pstB gene encoding phosphate ABC transporter ATP-binding protein PstB, which yields MEHFTQTRSSAAEKGAAHPIKVDCQNIDVYYGDKQAIEDISLEIEDRSVTSFIGPSGCGKSTFLRCINRMNDTIETAKVTGKIYMDGANINDPSIDPVLLRSRVGMVFQKPNPFPKSIYDNIAYGPRIHGLASGKAELDEIVEKSLRKAGLWEEVKDRLPAPGTGLSGGQQQRLCIARAIAVNPEVILMDEPCSALDPIATAKIEELIDELRERYCIVIVTHSMQQAARVSQKTAFFHLGKLIEYGDTERIFTNPEHGRTQDYITGRIG from the coding sequence ATGGAACACTTCACCCAGACCAGATCGTCCGCCGCCGAAAAAGGCGCTGCCCACCCGATCAAGGTCGATTGCCAGAATATCGACGTTTATTACGGCGACAAACAGGCCATCGAGGACATCTCGCTGGAAATCGAGGACCGGTCGGTTACCTCATTCATCGGCCCGTCAGGCTGTGGCAAGTCCACATTCCTGCGCTGTATCAACCGGATGAATGACACGATCGAGACGGCCAAGGTGACCGGCAAGATCTACATGGACGGGGCCAATATCAACGATCCTTCGATCGACCCGGTCCTGCTGCGGTCACGCGTCGGCATGGTGTTCCAGAAGCCGAACCCGTTCCCGAAGTCGATCTATGACAATATCGCCTATGGCCCTCGCATTCACGGCCTCGCCTCCGGCAAGGCTGAGCTTGATGAGATCGTCGAGAAGTCACTGCGCAAGGCCGGCCTCTGGGAAGAAGTCAAAGACCGGCTTCCGGCGCCTGGCACAGGTCTCTCCGGCGGCCAGCAGCAACGCCTCTGTATTGCACGCGCCATTGCGGTGAACCCGGAAGTCATCCTTATGGACGAGCCATGCTCTGCGCTCGATCCGATCGCAACGGCCAAGATCGAAGAGCTTATCGACGAGCTTCGTGAACGCTATTGTATCGTGATCGTGACGCACTCGATGCAACAGGCCGCCCGCGTTTCACAGAAGACGGCGTTCTTTCACCTCGGCAAGCTGATAGAGTATGGTGACACCGAGAGAATATTTACCAATCCCGAGCACGGCCGCACCCAAGACTACATCACTGGCCGCATCGGTTAA
- the phoB gene encoding phosphate regulon transcriptional regulator PhoB → MKPFVLIAEDEKAVAELLRYNLEREGYDTAVAPDGDEAMLLLEERLPDLVLLDWMLPKVPGIEVCRRIRSKSETANLPVIMLTARSEETDRIRGLDTGADDYVTKPFSTTELMARVRAVLRRIRPALVDDKVTVGDIAIDRTTHTVSRNGEEIHLGPTEFRLLDYFVQHPGRVFSREQLLDGVWGSDVYVEVRTVDVHVGRLRKALMSNGGDDPIRTVRAAGYSLRSN, encoded by the coding sequence TTGAAGCCTTTCGTCCTGATTGCTGAAGATGAGAAAGCAGTCGCTGAACTGCTCCGCTACAATCTGGAACGCGAAGGATACGACACCGCCGTTGCGCCCGATGGCGACGAAGCGATGCTATTGCTGGAAGAGCGCCTGCCAGATCTGGTGCTTCTGGACTGGATGCTGCCAAAAGTGCCCGGCATCGAAGTCTGTCGCCGCATCCGCTCGAAATCGGAAACGGCCAACCTCCCGGTTATCATGCTGACGGCCAGGTCAGAGGAAACCGACCGAATTCGCGGGCTCGACACGGGCGCCGATGATTATGTCACCAAGCCGTTCTCCACGACCGAGCTGATGGCCCGTGTCCGCGCTGTCCTGAGGCGTATCCGTCCGGCTCTTGTCGACGACAAGGTGACAGTTGGTGACATCGCCATCGACCGGACGACCCACACGGTCAGCCGCAATGGCGAGGAAATTCATCTCGGCCCGACCGAATTTCGCCTGCTCGACTATTTTGTCCAGCATCCAGGCCGCGTCTTCTCACGTGAGCAGCTGCTGGACGGGGTCTGGGGCTCTGACGTCTATGTCGAGGTTCGCACGGTCGATGTGCATGTCGGTCGGCTTCGCAAGGCCCTGATGAGCAATGGCGGAGACGACCCAATTCGCACCGTTCGCGCTGCTGGTTATTCGCTCCGCTCGAACTAG